The Daucus carota subsp. sativus chromosome 7, DH1 v3.0, whole genome shotgun sequence genome window below encodes:
- the LOC108193302 gene encoding histone H3-like centromeric protein CENH3 isoform X2: protein MARTKHPAKRTSGHRSRGPPLSGTPRRRREADAQGQQQRKPHRFRPGTVALREIRKFQKTWNLLIPAAPFIRTVREISFYLAPSITRWQAEALRAIQEAAEDFIIHLFEDAMLCAIHARRVTVMKKDWELARRLGKKAQPW from the exons ATGGCCCGAACGAAGCACCCTGCCAAACGTACCTCCGGTCACCGCTCCCGAG GTCCCCCTCTCTcg GGAACTCCGAGACGAAGAA GAGAGGCAGATGCACAGGGACAACAACAGCGAAAGCCCCACAGATTTAGGCCTGGTACCGTGGCTCTTCGTGAGATTCGTAAGTTTCAGAAGACTTGGAACCTTCTAATTCCTGCTGCTCCGTTTATCCGCACT GTTAGGGAGATTAGCTTCTACCTGGCTCCCTCAATCACACGTTGGCAAGCTGAAGCACTAAGAGCAATTCAAGAG GCAGCAGAGGATTTTATCATTCATCTATTTGAGGATGCGATGCTATGTGCAATTCATGCAAGACGTGTCACAGTTA TGAAAAAAGACTGGGAGTTGGCACGCCGGCTGGGAAAGAAAGCGCAGCCCTGGTGA
- the LOC108193275 gene encoding hydroquinone glucosyltransferase, with protein MARASHIAIFPTPGMGHLIPLVQFAKRLITLHKFTATFIVPTDGPLSKAQQKFLDSLPNGLDYVVLPPVNVDDLPNDVMIETRMSILISRSLPSLRDEFESLHATKKLASFVVDLFGTDALDVAIEFKVSPYIFFPSTAMGLSLFCYLPKLDEMTSCEYRDLPDPVQIPGCIPVHGRDLLDPVQDRRNEAYKWVLHHARRYSLAEGVMVNSFMDLEGGAIKALQELGRPPVYPVGPLIQRDQLSTGADGLDCLRWLDGQPCGSVLFVSFGSGGTLTANQITELALGLEMSEQRFLWVIRSPNDDSANAAFFESYSKKDPLDFLPQGFIERTKGHGLVVPDWAPQAQILSHGSTGGFLTHCGWNSILETVTNGVPVIAWPLYAEQKMNAVMLNEDLKVALRAQVGENGMVGRVEIATLVKGLMEGEEGKGLRTRMRDLKDAAVKVLGEEGSSTKGLAQVVSKWCS; from the coding sequence ATGGCGAGAGCCTCTCACATAGCCATTTTCCCCACCCCTGGAATGGGTCATCTCATTCCCCTCGTCCAGTTTGCTAAACGACTCATAACCCTTCACAAATTCACCGCAACTTTTATTGTACCTACTGATGGACCTCTTTCTAAAGCTCAACAAAAATTTCTCGACTCGTTGCCTAATGGTTTAGACTATGTTGTTCTTCCCCCTGTTAATGTTGATGATTTGCCCAATGATGTTATGATCGAAACACGAATGTCGATTTTGATCTCGAGGTCTTTGCCTTCGCTTCGTGACGAGTTTGAATCGTTACATGCAACCAAGAAGTTGGCGAGCTTTGTTGTTGATCTTTTTGGCACGGATGCACTTGATGTTGCTATTGAATTTAAGGTGTCaccttatatattttttccttcAACTGCTATGGGCTTGTCATTGTTTTGTTATCTGCCTAAGCTTGATGAAATGACGAGTTGTGAGTATAGAGACTTGCCGGACCCGGTTCAGATTCCCGGGTGTATTCCGGTTCATGGGAGGGATCTGCTGGACCCGGTTCAGGATAGGAGGAATGAGGCTTATAAGTGGGTGCTTCATCATGCAAGGAGGTATAGTTTGGCTGAAGGGGTCATGGTGAATAGCTTCATGGACTTGGAGGGGGGAGCTATTAAAGCTTTACAGGAATTGGGTAGGCCGCCGGTTTACCCGGTTGGACCGCTCATTCAGAGGGATCAGTTAAGTACTGGTGCTGATGGGTTGGATTGTTTAAGGTGGTTGGATGGTCAGCCTTGTGGTTCTGTTTTATTTGTCTCTTTTGGTAGTGGGGGAACTCTGACGGCTAATCAGATCACTGAGTTGGCCTTGGGATTGGAAATGAGTGAGCAAAGATTCTTATGGGTTATTAGAAGTCCTAATGATGATTCTGCCAATGCAGCTTTCTTTGAGAGCTATAGTAAAAAAGACCCACTTGATTTCTTACCACAAGGGTTCATTGAGAGAACCAAAGGCCATGGTCTAGTGGTGCCTGATTGGGCTCCTCAGGCTCAAATACTTAGTCATGGCTCAACTGGTGGCTTCTTGACTCATTGTGGCTGGAACTCGATTCTGGAGACTGTGACGAATGGGGTGCCTGTGATTGCGTGGCCACTCTATGCAGAGCAGAAGATGAATGCTGTAATGCTGAATGAAGATCTTAAAGTTGCATTGAGGGCACAAGTTGGGGAGAATGGTATGGTGGGACGCGTTGAAATCGCGACGCTTGTGAAGGGATTGATGGAAGGAGAAGAAGGCAAGGGTCTTCGGACCAGGATGAGAGACCTGAAAGATGCAGCTGTCAAGGTTCTTGGTGAAGAAGGGTCATCAACAAAAGGCCTGGCTCAAGTAGTTAGCAAATGGTGCAGTTAA
- the LOC108193302 gene encoding histone H3-like centromeric protein CENH3 isoform X3, with protein sequence MARTKHPAKRTSGHRSRGPPLSGTPRRRSTATPREADAQGQQQRKPHRFRPGTVALREIRKFQKTWNLLIPAAPFIRTVREISFYLAPSITRWQAEALRAIQEDSIYQYTKSVLYKSVFVLAELQ encoded by the exons ATGGCCCGAACGAAGCACCCTGCCAAACGTACCTCCGGTCACCGCTCCCGAG GTCCCCCTCTCTcg GGAACTCCGAGACGAAGAAGTACTGCTACCCCGA GAGAGGCAGATGCACAGGGACAACAACAGCGAAAGCCCCACAGATTTAGGCCTGGTACCGTGGCTCTTCGTGAGATTCGTAAGTTTCAGAAGACTTGGAACCTTCTAATTCCTGCTGCTCCGTTTATCCGCACT GTTAGGGAGATTAGCTTCTACCTGGCTCCCTCAATCACACGTTGGCAAGCTGAAGCACTAAGAGCAATTCAAGAG GACTCAATTTACCAATATACAAAATCTGTGCTCTACAAATCTGTTTTTGTGCTTGCAGAGTTGCAGTAA
- the LOC108193302 gene encoding histone H3-like centromeric protein CENH3 isoform X1 gives MARTKHPAKRTSGHRSRGPPLSGTPRRRSTATPREADAQGQQQRKPHRFRPGTVALREIRKFQKTWNLLIPAAPFIRTVREISFYLAPSITRWQAEALRAIQEAAEDFIIHLFEDAMLCAIHARRVTVMKKDWELARRLGKKAQPW, from the exons ATGGCCCGAACGAAGCACCCTGCCAAACGTACCTCCGGTCACCGCTCCCGAG GTCCCCCTCTCTcg GGAACTCCGAGACGAAGAAGTACTGCTACCCCGA GAGAGGCAGATGCACAGGGACAACAACAGCGAAAGCCCCACAGATTTAGGCCTGGTACCGTGGCTCTTCGTGAGATTCGTAAGTTTCAGAAGACTTGGAACCTTCTAATTCCTGCTGCTCCGTTTATCCGCACT GTTAGGGAGATTAGCTTCTACCTGGCTCCCTCAATCACACGTTGGCAAGCTGAAGCACTAAGAGCAATTCAAGAG GCAGCAGAGGATTTTATCATTCATCTATTTGAGGATGCGATGCTATGTGCAATTCATGCAAGACGTGTCACAGTTA TGAAAAAAGACTGGGAGTTGGCACGCCGGCTGGGAAAGAAAGCGCAGCCCTGGTGA
- the LOC108193301 gene encoding abscisic acid receptor PYL9 translates to MELGMESIQYVERHHKHVPATHQCTSSVSKHIKAPVDIVWSLVRRFDQPQKYKPFVSRCTVQGELKIGSVREVNVKSGLPATTSTERLELFDDTEHILGVKIVGGDHRLKNYSSVITVHPEVVDGRAGTLVIESFLVDVPEGNTKDETCYFVTALINCNLKSLVEVSERMAMLACPQV, encoded by the exons ATGGAATTGGGGATGGAGAGTATTCAGTATGTAGAAAGACACCACAAGCATGTTCCTGCTACCCATCAGTGCACTTCCTCTGTTTCTAAACACATCAAAGCTCCTGTTGATATT GTATGGTCATTGGTTAGGAGATTCGATCAACCTCAGAAGTACAAGCCCTTCGTTAGCAGGTGTACCGTGCAGGGTGAACTCAAGATTGGAAGCGTTAGAGAGGTGAACGTCAAGTCAGGTCTTCCAGCCACAACAAGCACTGAAAGGCTAGAACTCTTCGATGACACTGAGCATATCCTCGGTGTCAAAATTGTTGGTGGTGATCACAGGCTTAAG AACTATTCCTCAGTCATTACCGTCCATCCAGAAGTTGTTGATGGGAGAGCTGGCACCCTGGTCATCGAATCATTCCTGGTTGATGTCCCCGAAGGTAACACCAAAGACGAGACTTGCTACTTCGTCACAGCGCTGATCAACTGCAACCTTAAATCACTGGTGGAAGTGTCTGAGAGGATGGCCATGCTGGCTTGCCCTCAAGTTTAG